In Halovivax gelatinilyticus, the following are encoded in one genomic region:
- a CDS encoding CPBP family intramembrane glutamic endopeptidase has protein sequence MTQWVAFAGIVALLTGAMVILSFLTQRAVVPANERVDSSELDAPSTDADADPKSGEAATGHQSARRDPGRTPEAEVGERQPVERTSPPASDPAVRSLDGSADEGARTGRSDEDGATMPFESDPADRVVAYVGDDPVTSRGLLANVAATQGLFLALVVGAIFVTGVPVDALGIERSSGWIGYGLGVGLLAGSVLYVASEAASALARRFGVDHDEWLRESLAPSSARGWVGLYVGVLPLIAVFEEVLFRAVLIGAFSAGFDVSPWLLAIGSSVLFAVGHGIQGTAGIVVTGVIGFVLAVLFVLTGNLLVVVTAHYVLNACEFAVHEGLDVEWSSPSSG, from the coding sequence ATGACGCAGTGGGTGGCGTTCGCCGGGATCGTCGCCCTGTTGACCGGTGCGATGGTGATTCTCTCGTTTCTGACCCAGCGAGCGGTCGTTCCGGCGAACGAGCGGGTGGATTCGAGTGAACTCGACGCTCCGAGTACCGACGCTGACGCCGATCCGAAATCGGGCGAGGCGGCCACGGGCCACCAGTCTGCGCGCCGAGACCCGGGTCGGACGCCCGAGGCGGAGGTCGGTGAGAGGCAGCCGGTCGAGAGAACGTCACCGCCAGCGTCCGATCCGGCGGTTCGATCACTCGACGGCTCCGCCGACGAGGGGGCTCGCACAGGTCGGTCCGACGAAGATGGGGCGACGATGCCGTTCGAGTCCGACCCCGCCGATCGGGTGGTCGCGTACGTCGGCGACGACCCGGTCACCTCACGGGGTCTCCTCGCGAACGTCGCCGCCACGCAGGGACTGTTTCTCGCGCTCGTCGTCGGAGCGATTTTCGTGACTGGTGTCCCCGTGGACGCGCTCGGAATCGAACGGTCGAGCGGGTGGATCGGGTACGGCCTCGGGGTCGGACTCCTCGCCGGTTCGGTCCTGTACGTCGCGAGCGAGGCCGCAAGCGCTCTCGCCCGGCGGTTCGGCGTCGACCACGACGAGTGGTTGCGCGAGAGCCTCGCGCCGTCGAGCGCGCGCGGGTGGGTCGGACTCTACGTCGGCGTCTTGCCGCTGATCGCCGTCTTCGAAGAGGTACTCTTTCGGGCGGTGCTGATCGGCGCGTTTTCGGCCGGATTCGACGTCTCGCCGTGGCTGCTGGCGATCGGTTCGTCCGTTCTGTTCGCGGTCGGTCACGGGATTCAGGGAACGGCTGGAATCGTGGTGACCGGCGTTATCGGATTCGTACTCGCGGTTCTGTTCGTCCTGACGGGGAACCTGCTGGTCGTCGTCACCGCTCACTACGTGCTAAACGCCTGCGAGTTCGCCGTCCACGAGGGGCTCGACGTCGAGTGGTCGTCACCGTCGTCTGGATAG
- the lonB gene encoding ATP-dependent protease LonB, giving the protein MSNDTNVDTPPDEEEDELAEERSEAGETDADVEPDGETSTNDEQDTDNERVDDQPDAPSAETGSDEESPSARDAIKVADSVVASSDDDTSATDGATVDGGDGADPSDEGVDDASDEADPAAAVPDSIWAEIEQHEREPTESPDSPDDPRRERETGGDDDELETVETIDNLGSEVEVDEELNVDEDEVDNLLGGLQIDSTEDIQVPDRLVDQVIGQDEARDIIIKAAKQRRHVMMIGSPGTGKSMLAKAMSQLLPKEDLQDVLVYHNPDDGNEPKVRTVPAGKGEQIIDAHKEEARKRKQMRSILMWVIIAIVVIYAFIAGQFLLGIIAALIIWLFFRYTSRGMDAMVPNMILNNGEQRTAPFEDATGAHAGALLGDVRHDPFQSGGMETPSHDRVEPGSIHKSNKGVLFVDEINTLDVRTQQKLMTAIQEGEFAITGQSERSSGAMVQTEPVPCDFVMIAAGNLDAMENMHPALRSRIKGYGYEVYMEDTIDDTPEMRRKYARFIAQEVERDGRLPHFEREAIKEVMLEAKRRAGRKDHLTLHFRNLGGLVRVAGDIARAEDREFTTREDVLQAKQRSRSIEQQLADDYIDRRKDYELQVSEGGVEGRVNGLAVMGEDSGIMLPVMAEVTPAQGPGRVIATGQLKEMAQESVQNVSAIIKKFSDEDISTTVPGWDEDRYGASDYPDSSLAGKDVHIQFVQAGQQGVDGDSASITVATAVISALEDIPVDQSVAMTGSLSVRGDVLPVGGVTHKIEAAAKAGCTTVIIPKANEQDVMIEDEYEEMVDIVPCSNISEVLEVALMGEPEKDSLLDRLKSITGSAFDGQVGHSGSSPSPQ; this is encoded by the coding sequence ATGAGTAACGACACGAACGTCGATACTCCTCCCGACGAGGAGGAAGACGAACTCGCCGAGGAACGATCTGAGGCGGGTGAAACAGACGCCGACGTCGAACCGGACGGAGAGACGTCGACGAACGACGAACAAGATACCGACAACGAACGGGTCGATGACCAACCCGACGCACCGTCGGCCGAGACCGGGTCGGACGAGGAATCTCCCTCCGCCCGCGACGCTATCAAGGTGGCCGATTCGGTTGTCGCTTCGTCCGATGACGATACGTCTGCCACGGATGGCGCGACGGTCGACGGTGGTGACGGCGCCGATCCGTCCGACGAAGGCGTCGACGACGCGTCGGACGAGGCCGATCCCGCCGCGGCGGTCCCGGACAGCATCTGGGCCGAGATCGAACAACACGAACGGGAGCCGACCGAGTCTCCGGATTCGCCCGACGACCCCCGTCGCGAGCGAGAAACGGGAGGCGATGACGACGAGCTGGAGACCGTCGAGACCATCGACAACCTCGGGAGCGAAGTCGAAGTCGACGAGGAGCTGAACGTCGACGAGGACGAAGTGGACAACCTCCTCGGCGGGTTACAGATCGACTCGACCGAGGACATCCAGGTTCCCGACCGACTCGTCGATCAGGTGATCGGCCAGGACGAAGCCCGCGACATCATCATCAAGGCGGCCAAGCAGCGCCGACACGTGATGATGATCGGCTCGCCGGGGACCGGCAAGTCGATGCTGGCGAAGGCGATGAGCCAGCTCTTGCCGAAAGAAGACCTCCAGGACGTGCTCGTCTATCACAACCCCGACGACGGCAACGAGCCGAAGGTCCGGACGGTTCCGGCTGGCAAGGGCGAGCAGATCATCGACGCACACAAGGAAGAAGCGCGCAAGCGAAAGCAAATGCGGTCGATCCTGATGTGGGTCATCATCGCCATCGTCGTGATCTACGCGTTCATCGCCGGGCAGTTCTTGCTCGGGATCATCGCGGCGTTGATCATCTGGCTGTTCTTCCGCTACACCTCGCGCGGAATGGATGCCATGGTGCCGAACATGATCCTCAACAACGGCGAACAGCGCACGGCGCCGTTCGAGGACGCGACCGGTGCACACGCCGGCGCCCTGCTGGGGGACGTTCGTCACGACCCCTTCCAGTCCGGTGGCATGGAGACGCCGAGTCACGACCGCGTCGAACCCGGCTCCATCCACAAGTCGAACAAGGGTGTGCTGTTCGTCGACGAGATCAACACACTCGACGTTCGCACCCAGCAGAAGCTGATGACGGCGATTCAGGAGGGCGAGTTCGCGATTACGGGTCAGTCCGAGCGCTCCTCGGGTGCCATGGTCCAGACCGAACCGGTCCCCTGTGACTTCGTCATGATCGCGGCGGGTAATCTGGACGCGATGGAGAACATGCATCCGGCGCTGCGCTCGCGGATCAAGGGCTACGGCTACGAGGTGTACATGGAGGACACCATCGACGACACGCCAGAGATGCGTCGGAAGTACGCCCGCTTCATCGCCCAGGAGGTCGAACGCGACGGCCGACTTCCACACTTCGAGCGCGAAGCGATCAAAGAGGTCATGCTCGAGGCGAAGCGCCGGGCCGGTCGCAAGGACCACCTGACGCTTCACTTCAGAAACCTCGGCGGTCTGGTTCGCGTCGCCGGTGACATCGCGCGTGCCGAAGACCGCGAGTTTACGACGCGCGAAGACGTCTTGCAGGCGAAACAGCGCTCGCGCTCGATCGAACAGCAACTCGCCGACGACTACATCGACCGGCGCAAGGACTACGAGTTGCAGGTGAGCGAGGGCGGCGTCGAGGGGCGCGTCAACGGCCTGGCGGTCATGGGCGAAGACAGCGGCATCATGCTTCCGGTCATGGCCGAAGTGACGCCGGCGCAGGGTCCCGGTCGCGTGATCGCGACCGGCCAGTTGAAGGAGATGGCTCAGGAGTCGGTCCAGAACGTCTCGGCGATCATCAAGAAGTTCTCCGACGAGGACATCTCGACGACCGTTCCCGGCTGGGACGAGGATCGTTACGGCGCTAGCGATTATCCCGACTCCTCGCTCGCCGGCAAGGACGTCCACATCCAGTTCGTCCAGGCCGGTCAGCAGGGCGTCGACGGCGACTCCGCCTCGATCACGGTCGCGACGGCCGTCATCTCCGCGCTGGAGGACATTCCAGTGGATCAGTCGGTCGCGATGACCGGTTCGCTCTCGGTCCGCGGGGACGTCCTGCCCGTCGGCGGCGTCACGCACAAAATCGAGGCCGCAGCGAAGGCCGGTTGTACGACGGTCATTATTCCGAAAGCCAACGAGCAGGACGTGATGATCGAAGACGAGTACGAGGAGATGGTCGATATCGTCCCGTGTTCGAACATCAGCGAGGTCCTCGAGGTCGCGCTGATGGGCGAACCCGAGAAGGATTCGCTACTCGATCGCCTGAAGTCCATCACCGGCTCGGCGTTCGACGGGCAAGTGGGCCACAGCGGCTCCTCGCCGAGTCCGCAGTAA
- a CDS encoding nicotinamide-nucleotide adenylyltransferase has protein sequence MRRGIYIGRFQPFHDGHYSVVERIAADVDELVLGIGSADASHTTRNPFTAGERIMMITKSLADIDLVTYAVPIEDLERNSVWVSHVESMSPDFDVAFSNNPLVIQLFREAHVEVRQSPMYNRELLEGSEVRARMIEDRDWESLVPAAVADVVEEIGGIERIQMVSDTDANGDA, from the coding sequence ATGAGGCGAGGCATCTACATCGGACGCTTCCAGCCGTTTCACGACGGTCACTACAGCGTCGTCGAGCGGATCGCCGCCGACGTCGACGAACTCGTGCTCGGCATCGGCAGCGCCGACGCCTCGCACACGACGCGAAATCCGTTCACTGCGGGCGAACGCATCATGATGATCACCAAATCGCTCGCCGATATCGACCTCGTTACCTACGCCGTTCCGATCGAAGACCTCGAACGAAACTCCGTCTGGGTGAGCCACGTCGAGAGCATGAGCCCCGACTTCGACGTCGCCTTCTCGAACAATCCGCTCGTCATCCAGCTCTTCAGAGAAGCCCACGTCGAGGTCCGTCAATCCCCGATGTACAACCGCGAACTCCTCGAGGGAAGCGAGGTCCGCGCGCGGATGATCGAAGACCGCGACTGGGAATCGCTCGTCCCGGCCGCCGTCGCCGACGTCGTCGAAGAGATCGGCGGGATCGAACGCATCCAGATGGTCAGCGACACCGACGCCAACGGCGATGCGTAA
- a CDS encoding NUDIX domain-containing protein, giving the protein MVWTIGGSTPRYCPHCGVELRVRDVEGEPRPFCGECERTIYKNPLALSRVAVVDADSVLLIQRARGVDRGTWVLPGGYVDSNESLSDGAARELREETGLCANPDDLSLLGTGSLSFDDGHSLVSINYAVSRSATDGEVVAGSDAADARFFTRAEIESDPPHLRASGPLQVVEAIDEFGDP; this is encoded by the coding sequence ATGGTATGGACGATCGGCGGATCGACGCCCCGGTACTGTCCGCACTGCGGGGTCGAGTTACGCGTGCGCGACGTCGAGGGCGAGCCTCGTCCGTTTTGTGGCGAATGCGAGCGAACGATCTACAAGAACCCGCTGGCGCTTTCGCGCGTGGCCGTCGTCGACGCCGATTCGGTCCTACTCATCCAGCGGGCGCGCGGCGTCGACCGCGGGACGTGGGTGCTTCCGGGTGGATACGTCGATTCGAACGAGTCGCTCTCCGATGGCGCCGCGCGGGAGCTTCGCGAGGAGACGGGATTGTGCGCGAATCCGGACGATCTCTCGCTGTTGGGAACGGGATCGCTCTCGTTCGACGACGGCCACTCGCTCGTGTCGATTAACTACGCGGTTTCGCGTTCGGCCACCGACGGCGAGGTCGTGGCCGGCTCCGACGCTGCGGACGCACGCTTTTTCACGCGTGCGGAGATCGAATCCGACCCGCCGCACCTCCGGGCGTCCGGACCACTCCAGGTGGTAGAAGCGATCGACGAGTTCGGGGACCCCTGA
- a CDS encoding helix-turn-helix domain-containing protein, which translates to MAKYSTGSSLGGGGTSCELCGAESDSLTQETVAGAELSVCPSCATHGDGKQSSSGGASHDQDEQRRKKKAAQNVAKANPVWDGDSEHWEREGTNYDDDPLPYLVSEYGSVLESARQDAGLTRAELADDLDVPEADLLAIEQDRATQAGIGGGLIDALEARLDVELAE; encoded by the coding sequence ATGGCTAAATACTCGACCGGGTCCTCCCTTGGCGGCGGAGGGACCAGCTGCGAACTCTGCGGCGCCGAAAGCGACTCGCTCACCCAGGAGACCGTCGCCGGTGCGGAGCTCTCGGTCTGTCCCAGCTGTGCGACCCACGGCGACGGGAAGCAGTCGTCGAGCGGGGGCGCGAGTCACGACCAGGACGAGCAGCGCCGGAAGAAAAAGGCCGCCCAGAACGTGGCGAAAGCCAATCCCGTCTGGGACGGCGACTCCGAACACTGGGAGCGCGAGGGGACGAACTACGACGACGATCCGCTGCCCTACCTCGTCTCAGAGTACGGATCGGTGCTCGAGAGCGCCCGCCAGGACGCCGGTCTCACCAGAGCGGAACTCGCTGACGACCTCGACGTCCCGGAAGCCGACCTGCTGGCGATCGAACAGGATCGGGCGACCCAGGCCGGAATCGGCGGCGGGCTGATCGACGCCCTAGAAGCGCGTCTGGACGTCGAACTCGCCGAGTGA
- a CDS encoding alanine--tRNA ligase-related protein produces the protein MSPQRAAEEPYGTRFESAVAAVDGRRVWLESTHFFAESGGQPADHGTIGDVQVENVRYEDGDHVHLLEDEPRFRAGRRVLCSIDWETRMYCMRSHTASHVLFGAARRVFDDVTYAGMEIGSERVRLDIETEDGVTDDALVSLDELVNRAVWESRPVSWDSMPIAEAREADEIVLNDAIDDTAFEKGRVRVVTIGDADRGGANTINASSEAWDVAACSGTHVRNTREIGPVTVLGASEPRPDRVGIELAVGPRAIERRETEKRVTFAASRQLGVPLGEATGELSRLEAEREELADSVGTLQRELVKTRIEGAEPFCRNGRTWVATTAGVVDADEAGDVASEVAGDVADVVVIAGESESPFAVVAAGDEANAVEILRELTDEFGGGGGGSPELAWGGDFDVEPDDVVTGLE, from the coding sequence ATGAGCCCCCAACGCGCAGCCGAGGAACCGTACGGTACGCGGTTCGAGTCGGCGGTCGCAGCCGTCGACGGACGGCGCGTCTGGCTGGAGTCGACGCACTTTTTCGCAGAGAGCGGCGGCCAACCCGCAGACCACGGAACGATCGGCGACGTCCAGGTCGAAAACGTTCGGTACGAAGACGGCGACCACGTCCACCTGCTGGAGGACGAACCCCGGTTTCGCGCCGGACGGCGCGTGCTGTGTTCGATCGACTGGGAGACCCGAATGTACTGCATGCGATCACACACCGCGAGTCACGTCCTCTTCGGCGCGGCTCGGCGGGTGTTCGACGACGTGACGTACGCCGGCATGGAGATCGGCTCCGAGCGGGTCCGCCTCGACATCGAGACCGAGGATGGCGTCACCGACGACGCGCTCGTCTCGCTCGACGAGCTGGTAAACCGCGCCGTCTGGGAGTCTCGACCCGTCTCCTGGGATTCGATGCCGATCGCCGAAGCCCGAGAGGCGGACGAGATCGTCCTGAACGACGCGATCGACGACACCGCGTTCGAGAAGGGACGCGTCCGCGTCGTCACGATCGGCGACGCGGATCGCGGCGGCGCGAACACCATCAACGCCTCGAGCGAGGCGTGGGACGTCGCCGCCTGCAGCGGAACGCACGTCAGAAACACGAGAGAGATCGGGCCCGTCACCGTCCTCGGGGCGTCGGAACCGCGACCGGACCGCGTCGGTATCGAACTCGCGGTCGGCCCGCGAGCCATCGAACGTCGGGAAACAGAAAAGCGGGTGACGTTCGCCGCCAGTCGACAGCTCGGCGTTCCGCTCGGCGAGGCGACGGGCGAACTCTCTCGTCTCGAAGCCGAACGCGAGGAACTTGCAGACTCCGTCGGAACGTTGCAACGTGAACTCGTCAAGACTAGGATCGAAGGAGCCGAGCCGTTCTGCCGGAACGGCCGGACCTGGGTGGCGACGACCGCCGGCGTCGTCGACGCCGACGAGGCCGGTGACGTCGCGAGCGAAGTCGCCGGCGACGTGGCCGACGTCGTCGTTATCGCTGGCGAATCGGAGTCGCCGTTCGCGGTCGTCGCCGCGGGTGACGAGGCGAACGCCGTCGAAATCTTGCGAGAACTCACCGACGAGTTCGGCGGCGGTGGCGGCGGCTCGCCCGAACTCGCCTGGGGCGGTGACTTCGACGTCGAACCGGACGACGTCGTCACCGGCCTAGAGTGA
- a CDS encoding protein translocase SEC61 complex subunit gamma: MNVPYDLTSYVRVLKMATTPTKEEFWQVSKIAGAGILLVGFLGFIIGVTMGLLTGGL, encoded by the coding sequence ATGAACGTACCCTACGATCTCACGTCGTACGTCCGCGTCCTGAAGATGGCGACGACGCCGACGAAAGAGGAGTTCTGGCAGGTCTCGAAGATCGCCGGAGCCGGCATCCTCCTCGTCGGCTTCCTCGGCTTCATCATCGGGGTCACGATGGGTCTGTTGACCGGTGGCCTCTGA